One Delphinus delphis chromosome 3, mDelDel1.2, whole genome shotgun sequence genomic region harbors:
- the ADAT3 gene encoding probable inactive tRNA-specific adenosine deaminase-like protein 3: MDPTPGDVEPHRDAKAGSPEREPAWQALPILSEQQSGAVELVLAYAAPVLDKRQTSRLLKEVSAVHPLPAQPHLKRVRPSPCPGCPHALEMLLCLAGPAAGMRSLAELLPPPAVDPRGLGQPFLVPVPARPPLTRGQFEEARAHWPTTFHEDRQVTRALAGQLFSAQERVAMQGHMERAVWAAQQAASRGLRAVGAVVVEPASGRVLATGHDCSSATGPLLHATMVCIDLVARGQGRGAYDLAPHPACSFAPAAAPPGVRAGSVHKLDEDADGLPYVCTGYDLYVTREPCAMCAMALVHSRVRRVFYGAPSPDGALGTRFRLHAQPDLNHRFQAFCGVLEAQCRRLDPDA; this comes from the coding sequence ATGGACCCCACCCCGGGCGACGTGGAGCCACACAGAGACGCGAAGGCCGGGAGCCCCGAGCGAGAGCCGGCGTGGCAGGCCCTCCCGATCCTGTCTGAGCAGCAGTCCGGCGCTGTGGAGCTGGTGCTGGCCTATGCCGCGCCGGTCCTGGACAAGCGCCAGACCTCACGCCTCCTCAAGGAGGTGTCAGCCGTCCACCCGCTGCCCGCACAGCCTCACCTCAAGAGGGTGcgacccagcccctgccccggcTGCCCACACGCGCTGGAGATGCTGCTGTGCCTGGCGGGTCCGGCCGCGGGCATGCGATCGCTGGCCGAGCTCCTCCCGCCGCCGGCCGTGGACCCCCGTGGCCTGGGCCAGCCCTTCCTGGTGCCTGTGCCCGCGCGGCCGCCCCTGACCAGGGGCCAGTTTGAGGAGGCACGCGCCCACTGGCCCACCACCTTCCACGAGGACCGGCAGGTGACCCGAGCCCTGGCCGGGCAGCTCTTCTCGGCACAGGAGCGGGTGGCGATGCAGGGCCACATGGAGCGGGCCGTGTGGGCCGCGCAGCAGGCGGCCTCGCGGGGCCTGCGGGCCgtgggggcagtggtggtggagCCGGCCTCAGGCCGCGTGCTGGCCACAGGCCACGACTGCAGCAGCGCGACCGGACCCCTGCTGCACGCCACCATGGTGTGCATCGACCTGGTGGCCCGGGGCCAGGGCCGCGGTGCCTATGACCTTGCACCCCACCCCGCCTGCTCCTTTGCCCCAGCCGCCGCCCCCCCAGGCGTCCGCGCGGGCTCCGTGCACAAGCTGGATGAGGACGCCGATGGCCTGCCCTACGTGTGCACCGGCTACGACCTGTACGTCACCCGCGAGCCCTGCGCCATGTGCGCCATGGCCCTGGTCCACTCCCGCGTGCGGCGCGTCTTCTACGGGGCGCCCTCGCCCGACGGCGCGCTGGGCACCCGCTTCCGCCTCCACGCCCAGCCGGACCTCAACCACCGCTTCCAGGCCTTCTGTGGCGTGCTGGAGGCCCAGTGCCGCCGGCTGGACCCCGACGCATAG